A single region of the Vanacampus margaritifer isolate UIUO_Vmar chromosome 13, RoL_Vmar_1.0, whole genome shotgun sequence genome encodes:
- the tmem161a gene encoding transmembrane protein 161A — protein sequence MALMGIQLVVSLLTASIMQRMAPHCSFARWLLCNGSLFRFKHPSEGELCALAGKQMPKTNRRDRRQNGENKPLTVPKDIDLHLEKAPVNAMDALVLRFFLEYQWLIDFAVYATGIFLFTECYYSVTDASKEVNIGAIWCVLTILFSIKALHTLMSHYFRSEEGGERSVCLAFGFLCLLVAMLVLVVREDYLEFGLESGFASLFDNLEVFAKQQGYADWSVPVTKLTVKLGLAAFCAYIGALTAFPGLRLAQTHLDAVQMNSDRPLIQILLHMSFLSPVVVLILWVKPMARDFLTNAPLGKTSITLVSSDAFDSVRLWTVVAFCVLRLALTRYHLQAYLNLAQKWVEQMKKEAGRIAAIDIQRKVTRVFCYLSVVTLQYVVPVLLILFSSLALKALGGFSWSGASADVTPGVSAASPMPTAAPVISGALDEDDDSFEDMEEDIQVTVARLSEMFASLRSVLTPLFFKGFFAFFTWWVAACQVISSLFGIYFHQYLMN from the exons atg GCACTGATGGGAATCCAACTGGTTGTCAGTTTGCTGACCGCCAGCATCATGCAGAGGATGGCACCACATTGCTCCTTTGCACGCTGGCTCCTCTGCAATGGCAG TCTGTTCCGGTTTAAACATCCTTCCGAGGGAGAGCTGTGTGCGCTGGCTGGGAAACAGATGCCCAAAACGAATAGGAGAGACAG gagacaaaacggagaaaacaagcccCTCACTGTGCCCAAAGACATCGACCTTCACCTCGAGAAAGCTCCAGTCAACGCCATGGATGCTCTCG TGTTGCGTTTCTTCCTGGAGTACCAGTGGCTGATTGACTTTGCCGTCTACGCTACCGGCATCTTTCTTTTCACTGAGTGTTACTACAGTGTGACGGATGCCAGCAAGGAGGTGAAcattggcgccatctggtgtgTGCTCACCATTCTTTTCAGCAt CAAAGCCCTCCACACGCTCATGAGCCACTACTTCCGCTCGGAGGAGGGCGGCGAGCGCTCCGTGTGCCTCGCGTTCGGCTTCCTGTGCCTGTTGGTGGCCATGCTGGTGCTTGTGGTCCGAGAGGACTACCTGGAGTTCGGCTTGGAGTCGGGCTTCGCCAGCCTCTTCGACAACCTGGAGGTGTTCGCCAAGCAGCAGGGCTACGCCGACTGGTC GGTCCCCGTCACCAAGCTGACGGTGAAGCTCGGGCTGGCCGCGTTCTGCGCGTACATCGGCGCCCTGACGGCGTTCCCCGGACTGCGCCTAGCTCAGACTCACCTGGACGCCGTGCAGATGAACTCGGACCGGCCACTCATCCA GATTCTGCTGCACATGAGCTTCCTGTCTCCAGTGGTGGTGTTGATTCTGTGGGTCAAACCAATGGCCAGGGATTTCCTCACCAACGCGCCGCTCGGGAAAACCTCCATTACTCT GGTGTCCAGCGACGCCTTTGACAGCGTGCGGCTGTGGACGGTGGTGGCTTTTTGTGTCCTGCGGCTAGCGTTGACGCGCTACCATCTACAGGCCTACCTCAACCTGGCCCAAAAGTGGGTGGAGCAAATGAAGAAGGAGGCCGGACGTATCGCCGCCATTGACATTCAGAGGAAG GTCACACGTGTGTTTTGCTACCTGAGTGTAGTGACGCTGCAGTATGTGGTTCCGGTGCTTCTTATCCTCTTCTCCTCGCTGGCCCTCAAGGCACTCG GAGGATTCTCATGGAGTGGAGCGAGTGCGGACGTGACCCCCGGCGTGAGCGCCGCCTCGCCCATGCCCACGGCGGCGCCAGTCATCTCCGGCGCTCTGGACGAAGACGATGACTCATTCGAGGACATGGAGGAGGACATCCAGGTCACGGTGGCCCGCCTATCGGAAATGTTTGCCTCACTGCGCTCCGTCCTCACGCCGCTCTTCTTCAAGGGCTTTTTCGCCTTCTTCACCTGGTGGGTGGCGGCCTGCCAGGTGATCAGCTCGCTTTTCGGCATCTATTTCCACCAGTACCTCATGAACTAG